The region TATTTCCATTCTGGACGACCATGAGGTAGAGATCATGCGCAATCAATTTAACCTGTGGATACCAATGAGCGTGCGCTGGGGTGATATGGACGCCATGGGGCACGTCAATAACGCTGTCTATTTCACCTACTGCGAATCGGCGCGTATTAGCTATTTCAACGCCATTGAGCTTTGGAAACACCGCGAGCATGAGCAGCAAGGCCCGGCGTTAGTGATGGCCAATCTGAATTTCAGACAGCAGGTTCACTATCCGGCTGAATTGGAGGTGGGTGTGCGGTGCACGGAAGTGCGCCAACGCAGTTTCACGTTGGAATACGAAATCTACCGACGTGGCACAGAGCAGTTAGTCGCCGACGGCGCGTCGGTCGTCGCGTGGACAGATTATGCGGCGAGCCGAGCGGTGCCCATTCCTGAGGCATTGCGGGCTGCCATCTCACGGTTT is a window of Blastocatellia bacterium DNA encoding:
- a CDS encoding acyl-CoA thioesterase, encoding MRNQFNLWIPMSVRWGDMDAMGHVNNAVYFTYCESARISYFNAIELWKHREHEQQGPALVMANLNFRQQVHYPAELEVGVRCTEVRQRSFTLEYEIYRRGTEQLVADGASVVAWTDYAASRAVPIPEALRAAISRFEGWASQP